In a genomic window of Mycolicibacterium neoaurum VKM Ac-1815D:
- a CDS encoding YoaK family protein, with protein sequence MVGADPRRRLALIATIVLTYVTGIVDAVGFLALDRVFTGNMTGNIVILGMGVAGADDLPVLGPAIALGAFTAAAFLAGLVLRASQKGWQHRVTVLLTVGAVTLAALSVLAGLDDHSGPVLPIVMAATTAAVMGSQAMVARTVAVADMTTVVVTSTLASLAGETWTTPGSGVLWNRRFAAIATIFAGAVTGALLLRWHIAAPFALSAALTGAVALIGHLRLVRRTEADGPRIRES encoded by the coding sequence ATGGTGGGCGCGGACCCACGCCGGCGACTGGCACTCATCGCGACGATCGTGTTGACGTATGTGACCGGGATCGTCGATGCCGTCGGCTTTCTGGCGTTGGATCGGGTGTTCACAGGCAACATGACCGGCAACATCGTGATCCTCGGTATGGGTGTGGCCGGTGCCGACGACCTACCGGTCCTGGGCCCGGCCATCGCGCTCGGGGCCTTCACCGCTGCGGCATTCCTGGCCGGGTTGGTCCTGAGGGCGAGCCAGAAGGGATGGCAACACCGGGTCACCGTGCTGTTGACTGTCGGCGCGGTGACGCTGGCGGCACTGAGTGTGCTGGCCGGACTGGACGATCACAGCGGCCCGGTGTTGCCGATAGTCATGGCAGCCACCACCGCCGCGGTGATGGGGTCGCAGGCGATGGTGGCCCGGACCGTCGCGGTGGCCGATATGACGACCGTCGTGGTGACCTCGACGCTGGCGTCGTTGGCCGGTGAGACGTGGACCACCCCCGGCTCCGGTGTGCTGTGGAACCGTCGATTCGCGGCAATCGCCACCATCTTCGCAGGCGCCGTGACCGGTGCACTGCTGTTGCGATGGCATATCGCCGCGCCGTTCGCCCTGTCGGCAGCGCTGACCGGTGCGGTCGCTCTGATCGGACATCTGCGGCTGGTGCGCCGAACCGAGGCCGACGGCCCGCGGATCAGGGAATCCTGA
- a CDS encoding transporter permease — MDIHLSAAHWIYLAGIVVILLTMALRKNILVPSVVATLLTAWVFSGSIVTGLASIFNASLVAAHELFNIFLIIAFVTAMLGALREMGADRLMVTPFRRVMRSGTSSFVVLAIVTYVISLFFWPTPAVPLVGAVLIPVAIRAGLSPLSVGMVIAIAGQGMALSSDYIIKVAPGISATAAGADTDTVADKAMILSLIVGFVALAITYLTQRRTWRRPAPELLVAWENKADKLGVSTAEQDADGGTAGRPQPSGTGGTGVAPVPAGAGAGSPTATAVLEPVATESADAPKPLSAKAFALLVPLAYLAFIVYLLLGKFTSIVPPLQGGDAAGIVGGIAAMLLFAACITNDKRAFLESSSTHIVDGLVFAFKAMGIVLPIAGFFFIGNGDFSAQILGMPADAKGPALLFDLINAALANVAPNAFLVAFTVLFVGVIAGLEGSGFSGLPLTGSLSGALGGAAGIDPSTLAAIGQMGNIWSGGGTLVAWSSLVAVAGFARVPVLTLARKCFVPVMSGLVLCTVAAVLLF, encoded by the coding sequence ATGGACATTCATCTCAGCGCAGCCCACTGGATCTATCTCGCCGGCATCGTCGTCATCCTGCTCACGATGGCACTGCGCAAGAACATCCTCGTCCCCTCGGTGGTCGCGACTTTGCTTACTGCGTGGGTGTTTTCGGGCAGCATCGTGACCGGGTTGGCATCGATATTCAACGCCAGCCTGGTGGCCGCGCACGAGTTGTTCAACATCTTCTTGATCATCGCCTTCGTCACGGCCATGCTGGGGGCGCTGCGCGAGATGGGCGCCGACCGTCTGATGGTCACCCCATTTCGACGAGTGATGCGTTCGGGCACAAGTAGTTTCGTTGTACTGGCGATCGTCACCTATGTGATATCGCTGTTCTTCTGGCCGACGCCTGCCGTTCCGCTGGTGGGGGCAGTGCTCATCCCGGTGGCGATCCGAGCCGGCTTGAGCCCGTTGTCGGTCGGCATGGTGATCGCGATTGCCGGCCAGGGCATGGCATTGTCGTCGGATTACATCATCAAGGTGGCTCCCGGCATTTCGGCAACAGCGGCCGGCGCCGATACCGACACCGTCGCCGACAAGGCGATGATCCTGTCCCTCATCGTGGGTTTCGTCGCACTGGCCATCACCTACCTGACCCAGCGCCGCACCTGGCGCCGGCCCGCACCGGAGTTGCTGGTGGCCTGGGAGAACAAGGCCGACAAGCTCGGGGTGAGCACCGCAGAGCAGGACGCGGACGGGGGCACGGCGGGACGCCCGCAACCCAGCGGCACCGGCGGCACCGGCGTTGCCCCGGTACCCGCCGGCGCCGGCGCCGGGTCACCCACCGCGACGGCGGTACTCGAACCGGTCGCCACGGAGTCTGCCGATGCCCCTAAGCCACTGTCAGCCAAGGCGTTCGCCCTGCTGGTCCCACTGGCCTACCTGGCATTCATCGTCTACCTGTTGCTGGGCAAGTTCACCTCCATCGTGCCACCACTTCAGGGTGGTGACGCCGCGGGCATCGTCGGCGGAATCGCCGCGATGCTGTTGTTCGCCGCCTGTATCACCAACGACAAACGCGCTTTTCTCGAAAGCTCCTCGACGCATATCGTCGACGGCCTTGTCTTCGCCTTCAAAGCGATGGGCATCGTGCTACCCATCGCCGGCTTCTTCTTCATCGGCAACGGTGACTTCTCGGCCCAGATTCTCGGAATGCCGGCCGACGCAAAGGGTCCGGCACTGCTGTTCGACCTCATCAACGCGGCGCTGGCCAATGTCGCACCCAATGCCTTCCTCGTTGCCTTCACCGTGCTGTTCGTGGGCGTCATCGCCGGACTCGAGGGGTCGGGCTTCAGCGGTCTGCCACTCACCGGATCGCTGTCGGGCGCACTCGGCGGAGCAGCCGGAATAGACCCGTCCACGCTGGCCGCCATCGGCCAGATGGGCAACATCTGGTCCGGCGGTGGCACATTGGTCGCGTGGTCGTCGCTGGTGGCGGTGGCCGGCTTTGCGCGGGTGCCGGTGCTCACGCTGGCCCGCAAATGCTTCGTACCCGTCATGTCCGGCCTCGTGCTCTGCACGGTCGCGGCCGTCCTGCTGTTCTGA